From the genome of Ilyobacter polytropus DSM 2926, one region includes:
- a CDS encoding ParA family protein — MKVISILNQKGGVGKSTTAVNLSVALSKLNKKVLLIDLDPQGDSTDTSGIIDEQENTTLEFLLDGTDSRIKTDHYDVIPADISLAGFDLSVANRIARESILKSSVNNFKDEYDFILLDCQPSLSLLPLNALVASDLVLVPMMAEKYSTKGIDALLNTIEEVKPLNENLDYKFLITRYNKSFSHNVALEKEIREIIGDITLTTLIRQDVKISNSQLESTNIFDYDSKSKAAKDYSQLAEEVMSLG, encoded by the coding sequence ATGAAAGTAATATCTATTTTGAATCAAAAGGGTGGCGTAGGAAAGAGTACTACTGCTGTAAATCTTTCTGTTGCTCTTAGTAAGTTAAATAAAAAAGTTTTATTAATAGATCTAGATCCTCAGGGGGATAGTACAGATACCTCTGGAATTATAGATGAACAGGAAAATACAACTCTTGAATTTCTCCTTGATGGGACAGATAGTAGAATAAAGACAGATCATTATGATGTAATTCCAGCAGATATATCTTTGGCCGGATTTGATCTGTCAGTAGCGAATAGAATAGCAAGAGAAAGCATACTAAAAAGTTCAGTAAACAATTTTAAGGATGAGTACGACTTTATCTTATTAGATTGTCAACCAAGTCTATCTTTATTGCCTCTGAATGCCCTAGTAGCCTCAGATTTAGTATTGGTTCCTATGATGGCTGAGAAATACAGCACAAAGGGGATAGATGCACTTTTGAACACCATAGAAGAGGTTAAACCCCTCAATGAGAATTTAGACTATAAATTTTTGATAACCAGGTATAATAAAAGTTTTTCCCATAATGTAGCCTTAGAGAAGGAAATAAGAGAAATTATCGGAGATATAACTTTGACTACTTTGATTAGGCAGGATGTGAAGATATCTAACTCACAGCTGGAATCTACGAATATTTTTGACTATGATAGTAAGAGTAAGGCTGCTAAAGACTATAGCCAGCTGGCGGAGGAAGTGATGAGTCTTGGGTAG
- a CDS encoding nucleotidyltransferase family protein, with translation MTLENFRNFLIKEKIFDKYALEKIGVFGSLARGEDGNDIDILVEYLNYKKWISIKNDLENNYHLHLDVVLEKYANPIVLMRAKKEIVYVTKYS, from the coding sequence ATGACACTTGAAAATTTTAGGAATTTTCTGATAAAAGAAAAAATTTTTGATAAATATGCTCTTGAAAAAATTGGAGTTTTTGGTTCTTTGGCAAGAGGCGAAGATGGTAATGATATAGATATTTTGGTTGAATATCTCAATTATAAAAAATGGATCTCCATAAAAAATGATTTAGAGAATAATTATCATCTTCATTTGGACGTTGTTTTAGAGAAGTATGCCAATCCGATTGTTTTAATGAGAGCTAAAAAGGAGATTGTTTATGTCACCAAATATAGCTAA
- a CDS encoding HepT-like ribonuclease domain-containing protein, with product MSPNIANDLLYILSILESIGKLSEYTKGYSDAEEFFEVVNQMPFNASLSLLVNIGEASGKMSKELREKHVNIPWKTMKNFRNRVAYDYVNLNIFIISDVIKDKLPSILENLEDIVSVELNNKKFILEEYQDAYRQQVL from the coding sequence ATGTCACCAAATATAGCTAATGATCTATTATATATTTTAAGTATTTTAGAGAGTATTGGAAAACTATCTGAGTATACAAAAGGCTATTCAGATGCGGAAGAGTTTTTTGAAGTGGTAAATCAAATGCCATTCAATGCATCCCTCTCTTTATTGGTAAATATAGGAGAAGCCTCTGGAAAAATGAGTAAGGAACTTCGAGAAAAGCATGTAAATATTCCTTGGAAAACCATGAAAAATTTTAGAAATAGAGTGGCTTACGACTACGTGAATCTGAATATATTTATTATTTCCGATGTAATCAAAGATAAACTTCCGTCGATATTAGAAAATTTAGAAGACATTGTTTCAGTAGAGCTAAATAACAAAAAATTTATTTTGGAAGAATATCAAGATGCATATAGGCAACAGGTTTTATAA